In Pedobacter sp. W3I1, one DNA window encodes the following:
- a CDS encoding pirin family protein has translation MSQFILHKENTRGHANHGWLNAHHSFSFANYYNPERMHFGVLRVLNDDLIDGGMGFGSHPHDNMEIITIPLAGAIAHKDSMGNSAVIKNGEIQVMSAGTGVSHSEFNANADEQLNLLQIWLFPNKKNVTPRYDQQTLDAAARHNNFQQILSPNADDAGVWIHQDAWFSFGQFDEGFEAEYKIKKAGNGVYAFVISGEVTINGQVLSKRDGLGVWDTDSISFKANTADAEVLLMDVPMEMN, from the coding sequence ATGTCACAGTTTATTTTGCACAAAGAAAACACCCGCGGTCATGCTAATCATGGCTGGTTAAATGCACACCACTCGTTCAGTTTTGCAAACTATTACAATCCTGAAAGGATGCACTTCGGAGTTTTAAGAGTTTTAAATGATGACTTGATTGATGGTGGGATGGGCTTTGGCTCTCACCCACACGATAATATGGAAATTATTACCATTCCATTGGCTGGTGCAATTGCGCATAAAGATAGTATGGGTAATTCGGCTGTAATTAAAAATGGAGAAATTCAGGTAATGAGTGCCGGAACAGGTGTTAGCCATAGCGAGTTTAACGCAAATGCAGATGAGCAATTGAATTTATTGCAGATCTGGTTGTTTCCAAACAAGAAAAACGTTACACCACGTTACGATCAGCAAACTTTAGATGCTGCAGCGAGGCACAATAACTTCCAGCAGATTTTATCGCCAAATGCGGATGACGCCGGAGTTTGGATTCATCAGGACGCCTGGTTTTCGTTTGGTCAATTTGATGAAGGTTTTGAAGCCGAATACAAAATCAAAAAAGCTGGAAACGGTGTTTATGCTTTCGTAATCAGTGGAGAGGTAACTATAAACGGCCAGGTTCTAAGTAAAAGAGATGGATTAGGTGTATGGGATACCGATAGCATCAGTTTTAAAGCCAATACTGCAGATGCAGAGGTTTTGTTGATGGATGTTCCAATGGA
- the ispE gene encoding 4-(cytidine 5'-diphospho)-2-C-methyl-D-erythritol kinase gives MLSFPNAKINLGLNITEKRADGYHSLETVFYPINIKDSVEITDAEVTSCKIHGIDIPGDPNDNLCFKAYQLVKKDFNIPAQQINLLKNIPVGAGLGGGSADCAFLIKLLNEKFSLGMSVDRMEGYARQLGADCAFFIESKPVYAFNKGDEFEKCEIDLSAWFKVLVKPPVHVSTADAYAHVKPQKPLQSLKEIIHLHPTTWKNKVINDFEPSVFAKYPQIRQIKTSLYDAGATFALMSGSGSSVFALFNHPVKLPELEKNNLVFYGI, from the coding sequence ATGCTATCTTTTCCCAACGCAAAAATAAATCTAGGCTTAAATATCACCGAAAAACGTGCTGATGGTTATCACAGCCTCGAAACCGTTTTTTATCCGATCAATATTAAAGATTCGGTCGAAATTACCGATGCGGAGGTAACTTCGTGCAAAATTCATGGGATTGATATTCCTGGCGACCCGAACGATAACCTGTGTTTTAAAGCTTATCAATTGGTAAAAAAAGATTTTAATATTCCGGCGCAGCAGATCAATTTATTGAAAAACATTCCAGTTGGTGCAGGTTTGGGTGGTGGATCGGCAGATTGTGCTTTTCTGATCAAATTATTAAATGAGAAATTCAGTTTGGGAATGTCTGTTGATAGGATGGAAGGTTATGCCCGCCAGCTAGGTGCAGACTGTGCTTTTTTTATCGAGAGCAAACCTGTCTATGCATTTAATAAAGGTGATGAATTTGAAAAGTGTGAAATAGATTTGTCAGCCTGGTTTAAAGTTTTGGTAAAACCGCCTGTACATGTAAGTACGGCCGATGCTTATGCACATGTAAAACCGCAAAAACCTTTGCAATCGTTAAAAGAAATTATACATTTGCATCCAACAACATGGAAAAATAAGGTTATCAACGATTTCGAACCATCGGTATTCGCAAAGTATCCCCAAATTCGTCAAATAAAAACCAGTTTATACGATGCAGGCGCAACATTCGCTTTAATGAGTGGTAGCGGTTCGTCGGTTTTTGCACTTTTTAACCATCCGGTTAAGTTGCCAGAACTGGAAAAAAATAACTTAGTATTTTATGGCATTTAA
- a CDS encoding DNA alkylation repair protein, protein MMNDLDFVLSELKSISEPEYLKKMAHFGIDISKAFGIRVPNIRKLAKQIGKNQELSVLLWETGFHEARLLATFIGDYKEVGEAQINAWAKDFSSWDICDQACGNLFVKTPYFKLKVFEFAQAEAEFVKRTGFVLMAEAAVHLKKEPDETFLSFLPIIEREAYDNRNFVKKAINWALRQIGKRNAFLHEHAIKTSNNILAQNNKKANWVALDALRELNSDAVMARHNR, encoded by the coding sequence ATGATGAATGATCTAGATTTTGTCCTTTCCGAATTAAAATCCATCAGTGAGCCTGAGTATTTAAAAAAGATGGCTCATTTTGGGATTGATATTTCCAAAGCTTTTGGCATCCGTGTACCGAATATCAGAAAGCTGGCCAAACAGATTGGTAAAAACCAAGAGCTGTCTGTACTACTTTGGGAAACCGGATTTCATGAAGCCCGGCTTTTAGCAACCTTTATTGGTGATTATAAAGAAGTAGGTGAAGCGCAAATAAATGCCTGGGCGAAAGATTTTAGCTCCTGGGATATATGTGATCAGGCTTGTGGAAATCTTTTCGTTAAAACGCCTTATTTTAAGCTGAAGGTTTTTGAGTTTGCTCAGGCCGAAGCAGAATTTGTGAAACGTACTGGTTTTGTGTTGATGGCCGAGGCAGCTGTACACCTTAAAAAAGAACCGGACGAAACTTTTTTAAGTTTTCTGCCAATTATTGAAAGGGAGGCTTACGATAACCGGAACTTTGTTAAAAAGGCAATCAACTGGGCACTGAGGCAGATCGGCAAACGAAATGCCTTCCTACATGAGCATGCCATTAAAACCTCAAATAATATCCTTGCCCAAAACAATAAAAAAGCAAACTGGGTAGCTTTAGATGCATTGAGAGAACTTAACAGCGATGCCGTAATGGCAAGGCACAATCGGTGA
- a CDS encoding PLP-dependent aspartate aminotransferase family protein, translating to MKSENFETIAIRTQTERSLHKEHSSPIYLTSSYKFEDAEEMRALFANEKEGNVYSRYSNPNTSEFIEKMCLLEGAEDGFATATGMAAIFTTFGAFLKNGNHLVSSRSVFGSTHQLLTNVFSNWGVTFDYADLDKPQDWEALIKPNTKMIFVETPSNPGIDIIDLEFLGDLAKKHKVLLVVDNCFATPYLQRPIEFGAHISIHSATKYIDGQGRVLGGVILGTKELIADVIGFARHSGPALSPFNAWILSKSLETLAIRMDRHCENALKVAEYLEKHPKIKLVKYPFLPSHPQYDIAKKQMKQGGGIVTIVVEGGIDAARKFMDGLQMFSISANLADTRSIATHPATSTHSKLTEEQRNEVGIEQGSIRLSIGLEHINDILADIEQALA from the coding sequence ATGAAATCCGAAAATTTTGAAACCATAGCTATACGCACTCAAACCGAACGCAGTTTACACAAGGAGCATTCATCGCCAATTTACCTCACCTCAAGTTATAAGTTTGAAGATGCGGAAGAAATGCGTGCTTTGTTTGCTAATGAAAAGGAAGGAAATGTATATAGCCGTTATTCAAATCCAAATACATCAGAGTTCATAGAGAAAATGTGCCTGTTAGAAGGTGCCGAAGATGGTTTTGCCACTGCCACAGGTATGGCGGCGATTTTTACCACATTTGGTGCATTTTTAAAAAATGGCAACCACTTGGTTTCGAGCAGATCGGTTTTTGGTTCTACACATCAATTATTAACCAATGTTTTTTCTAACTGGGGGGTAACTTTCGATTATGCTGATTTAGATAAACCACAGGATTGGGAAGCCTTAATTAAGCCGAATACCAAAATGATTTTTGTAGAAACCCCATCTAATCCTGGTATCGATATTATCGACCTTGAATTTTTGGGCGATCTGGCTAAAAAACACAAGGTATTATTAGTCGTTGATAACTGTTTTGCTACACCATACTTACAGCGGCCGATTGAATTTGGTGCACACATTTCAATCCACTCAGCTACGAAATATATCGATGGTCAAGGCCGTGTGTTAGGTGGGGTTATCTTGGGTACTAAAGAGTTAATTGCTGATGTGATTGGTTTTGCCCGTCACAGCGGACCAGCGTTATCGCCTTTTAACGCGTGGATTTTATCAAAAAGTTTGGAAACTTTGGCCATCCGTATGGACCGCCATTGCGAAAATGCTTTAAAAGTTGCTGAATACTTAGAAAAACACCCGAAAATTAAACTGGTCAAATATCCGTTTTTACCATCGCACCCTCAATATGACATTGCCAAAAAGCAAATGAAACAGGGTGGTGGCATTGTAACCATAGTGGTTGAAGGTGGAATTGATGCTGCGCGTAAATTCATGGATGGCCTGCAAATGTTCTCGATCTCTGCAAATCTTGCCGATACCCGTTCAATTGCAACACACCCTGCTACCAGTACGCACAGTAAACTTACTGAAGAGCAACGCAACGAAGTGGGTATTGAACAAGGTTCAATCCGTTTATCAATCGGTTTAGAACACATCAACGATATTTTAGCTGATATTGAGCAGGCTTTAGCTTAA
- a CDS encoding thymidylate synthase: MKQYLDLMQHVLDHGAQKHDRTGTGTISVFGYQMRFNLQEGFPMVTTKKLHLKSIIHELIWFLTGDTNIKYLKDNGVRIWDEWADENGNLGPVYGSQWRSWPTPEGQHIDQITNIINTIKNNPDSRRIIVSAWNVAEIENMALPPCHAFFQFYVADGKLSCQLYQRSADIFLGVPFNIASYALLTMMVAQVCGLEAGDFIHTLGDAHLYNNHIEQANLQLSREPKALPTMKINPEVKSIFDFKFEDFTLENYEAHPHIKAVVAV; encoded by the coding sequence ATGAAACAATATTTAGATTTAATGCAGCATGTGCTGGATCATGGCGCTCAAAAGCACGACCGTACCGGTACTGGAACTATAAGCGTTTTTGGATATCAGATGCGTTTTAACCTTCAGGAAGGTTTCCCAATGGTAACGACCAAAAAGTTGCACTTAAAATCTATCATACACGAACTGATCTGGTTTTTAACCGGCGATACCAATATTAAATACCTAAAAGATAATGGTGTACGTATTTGGGACGAATGGGCCGACGAAAACGGAAACCTGGGACCGGTTTATGGTTCGCAATGGAGAAGCTGGCCAACACCCGAGGGACAGCACATCGATCAGATCACCAATATCATCAATACGATAAAGAACAATCCCGATTCGCGCAGGATTATTGTTTCTGCATGGAACGTTGCTGAAATCGAAAATATGGCTTTGCCTCCTTGTCATGCCTTTTTCCAATTCTACGTGGCCGATGGAAAATTAAGCTGTCAGTTATATCAGCGCAGTGCCGATATTTTCTTGGGCGTACCTTTTAATATTGCTTCTTATGCTTTATTAACCATGATGGTAGCACAGGTGTGCGGTTTAGAAGCCGGAGACTTCATTCACACGCTTGGCGATGCGCATTTATACAACAACCATATAGAACAGGCCAACCTACAGTTAAGCCGCGAGCCTAAAGCATTGCCAACCATGAAAATCAACCCTGAAGTGAAGAGTATATTCGATTTCAAGTTTGAGGACTTTACTTTAGAAAACTACGAAGCCCATCCGCATATTAAAGCTGTTGTTGCTGTTTAA
- a CDS encoding type II toxin-antitoxin system YafQ family toxin — protein sequence MYDISFSNQFKKDYKRCIKRNYDISRLEVVLKILRENGKLPPKYKPHILSGDYNGFWECHIKGDWLMTWLQDDTKKEIYLDRLGTHSDLF from the coding sequence ATGTACGATATATCTTTTTCAAATCAATTTAAAAAAGATTATAAACGCTGCATAAAACGCAATTACGATATTTCCCGTTTAGAGGTAGTTCTTAAAATCTTAAGAGAAAATGGGAAACTGCCTCCAAAATACAAACCACATATTTTAAGTGGGGATTATAATGGCTTTTGGGAGTGCCATATAAAAGGGGATTGGTTGATGACCTGGCTTCAGGACGATACTAAAAAAGAAATCTACCTAGACAGGTTGGGAACCCATTCTGATCTATTTTAA
- a CDS encoding OsmC family protein: MNINLIRKSGKFNFEAENESGFTVELDAKAAIGGEGKGFRPMEMLLIGLGGCSGIDMVNVLTKQKEPLEDVKIAINATRKEEEMPPIFDVIDIHFDLFGDLSVQKVERALQMTFDKYCSVSNILGRSATINFTYKINK, encoded by the coding sequence ATGAACATAAATCTGATCCGCAAGAGCGGTAAATTTAATTTTGAAGCAGAAAACGAGAGCGGTTTTACTGTAGAGCTGGATGCAAAAGCTGCCATTGGTGGCGAAGGAAAAGGTTTCAGGCCTATGGAGATGTTGCTTATTGGATTAGGCGGCTGCAGTGGGATTGATATGGTAAATGTATTAACCAAGCAGAAGGAACCCCTTGAGGATGTTAAAATCGCGATAAATGCCACTAGAAAAGAGGAAGAAATGCCGCCGATTTTTGATGTAATTGATATTCACTTCGATTTATTCGGCGATTTAAGCGTTCAAAAAGTTGAGCGTGCACTACAAATGACCTTCGATAAGTATTGCTCAGTATCGAATATCTTAGGGCGCTCTGCAACAATTAATTTTACTTATAAAATAAACAAATAA
- a CDS encoding dihydrofolate reductase, which translates to MNNISIAVAVGENFAIGKNNQLLWHMPADLKFFKQTTSGHTVVMGRKTFDSVGRPLPNRRNIVITRDPDLKIDGVEVVNSLDEALAITKTEDKPVFIVGGAEIYRQALPKTQTLYLTTIHRNFDADTFFPEIDRNEWKVISSEAHQADEKNKYDYTFEVLERI; encoded by the coding sequence ATGAATAATATTTCTATCGCAGTAGCTGTTGGCGAAAATTTTGCAATAGGTAAAAACAACCAGCTTTTATGGCACATGCCAGCCGATTTAAAGTTCTTTAAACAAACTACATCGGGGCACACAGTGGTAATGGGTCGCAAAACTTTTGATTCTGTTGGCAGACCGTTACCAAACCGCAGGAATATTGTGATTACCAGAGATCCCGACTTAAAAATAGACGGAGTTGAAGTGGTAAATAGCTTAGATGAAGCTTTAGCAATTACCAAAACGGAAGATAAACCTGTATTCATTGTGGGCGGAGCTGAAATTTACAGACAAGCATTACCAAAAACACAAACACTTTATTTAACAACCATCCACCGCAATTTTGATGCAGATACTTTTTTCCCTGAAATTGACCGGAACGAATGGAAAGTGATTAGCAGTGAAGCCCATCAAGCCGACGAAAAGAACAAATACGATTATACTTTTGAGGTTTTAGAAAGGATTTAA